One window from the genome of Leptospira ryugenii encodes:
- a CDS encoding ABC1 kinase family protein, which produces METLSDYLSFGFHSSARMIHSGIIFTAKASSLLKMFAAGKPDHKQAAALLRESFESLGATYIKLGQFIASAPSLFPEEYVTEMQKCLDSVRPVSFSDIRRVVEKDLGDSIQNLFYSFDEKPLASASIAQVHAAITKEGLDVVVKVQRPDIQTTLKTDMQILGLLTRVLEWITPEFKKSGLSGMFSEFQSSILQEIDFIQEAANIEEFESYLLETGEERACVPRVYHTLSTQRVLTMERFYGMPITSEEGLRRYSENPRKVLNDALEIWFSSLAKKGFFHADVHAGNLMILKDGRIGFLDFGIVGRISPNVWRGMLLFTQGLGMGEPRLVAEGLIAMDSTHADVKAEHLASQLESVFSEIESLYLAMLDGDPGNFDESKINHMMFELKAVSEKNGLKIPREFALLMKQMLYFDRYVKTMAPEINLFRDTQKFVTK; this is translated from the coding sequence ATGGAAACACTCTCGGACTACCTTTCCTTTGGATTTCACTCTAGTGCTAGGATGATCCATTCGGGAATCATCTTCACTGCCAAGGCAAGTTCGCTCTTAAAAATGTTTGCTGCGGGGAAACCAGACCACAAACAAGCGGCTGCACTGCTCCGAGAGTCATTCGAGTCACTTGGGGCCACCTATATTAAGTTAGGTCAATTTATCGCAAGTGCGCCTTCCCTCTTCCCAGAGGAATATGTAACGGAAATGCAAAAATGTTTGGATTCGGTCAGGCCTGTTTCCTTTTCCGATATCCGGCGTGTAGTCGAAAAAGATTTAGGGGACAGCATCCAAAATTTATTCTACAGTTTTGATGAAAAGCCTCTGGCTTCAGCCTCAATTGCACAGGTGCATGCTGCTATCACCAAAGAAGGATTAGATGTTGTTGTCAAAGTACAAAGACCTGACATACAAACTACCTTAAAAACGGATATGCAGATTCTTGGGCTATTAACACGTGTTTTAGAATGGATCACCCCGGAGTTCAAAAAGTCCGGTTTGTCAGGTATGTTTTCCGAATTCCAAAGCTCCATTTTACAAGAAATTGACTTCATTCAAGAGGCCGCCAATATAGAAGAGTTTGAGTCTTACCTATTGGAAACTGGTGAAGAAAGAGCCTGTGTTCCTAGAGTTTACCATACTCTTTCCACACAACGCGTTTTGACGATGGAAAGATTTTATGGAATGCCGATTACAAGTGAAGAGGGTTTGCGTAGATATTCTGAGAATCCTAGAAAAGTATTAAATGACGCATTGGAAATTTGGTTTTCTTCTCTTGCCAAAAAAGGTTTTTTCCATGCCGATGTACATGCAGGAAATCTAATGATTTTGAAAGATGGTCGGATTGGCTTTCTTGATTTTGGTATAGTCGGTAGGATTTCGCCAAATGTTTGGCGAGGGATGTTACTCTTCACGCAAGGATTGGGAATGGGAGAACCACGTCTTGTCGCAGAAGGTCTCATTGCGATGGACTCTACTCATGCCGACGTCAAAGCAGAACATCTTGCTTCTCAATTAGAATCTGTTTTTTCAGAAATCGAGTCCTTATACTTAGCAATGTTAGATGGAGATCCGGGAAACTTCGATGAATCTAAAATCAATCATATGATGTTTGAACTAAAAGCAGTTTCCGAAAAGAACGGACTAAAAATACCAAGAGAGTTTGCTCTCCTGATGAAGCAGATGCTTTATTTCGATCGTTATGTCAAAACTATGGCTCCGGAGATAAATCTTTTCCGAGATACCCAAAAATTTGTAACGAAATGA